In Edaphobacter aggregans, the sequence TGAGTGTTCGTATCCCGTTGGGGGGCGCGAGCAAATGAGGGAAGAGCTGACTCTTCAATTCACGTTGATCGCGTGCCGAAAGCAGGAAAGACATTCACTCTCTTGCAATTTCGTTCGAATACCAAACTCACCCGTTCTCTTAGCAATTCTTTTTCAGCATCGGAAGCTATAAGCAAACGCACTCCGACTCGCTGTAGCAGGATCATCACATCTAAATTAAGTTATTCGCTAGTATGCCCCACCACAAATTTCACGATTAGCTTTGCTGAAGGTGCGAAGGGATGCGGCGGACGGAAGACGCTATGTATTAAACGCAGGGAGATTGTGCTTGACTCTGGCCGATTGGTTGATAGGATGGCGAACACCCGGATTAAATGACGTCGGACACGCGGAGATTCTTATGTCTGAAGTTGATCCCCAATCGCTGCAGGGAAAACCACCCGAGCAGGCGTCAACCAACGAGCCGCAGAGCAGTATGGAAACGATACAGAAGCCCAACGCGATGCAGTCAACGAAACGCGAACCGAAGGGCATCTTCGTATGTTTGCGATGGCACTGGGAACGAGTTTGCGGCAAAGGATTCGCTCGACGGCAACTCGAATGTGGTGAAGCTATATACGGCGTTGCGGCTGGATAATCAGCAGGTTGCCTATTACCATCCCGGGGTTGGTACTCTGGGAGACCCGTCGAAGAAAGGGCTGGCGCGGAAGTGGTCGGTCGTTACGGGACTGGCGTTTGGTAGTGGCTTTGAGGATAACGTGCTGGACGCGTACCGATACCTGATGCAGCATTATGCGGACGGAGACAGGGTGTACATCTTCGGGTTTTCGCGGGGCGCGTATACGGCTCGGGCGCTAGCCGGGCTGTTGCACGGATACGGGCTGCTTTGCAGGGGTAATGAGGGCCACATCCCGTATGCCTGGCGTATGTATACCCAGAAGATCGAGACCCAGAAAGAACTGAACGCGCATACCATCTCGACGGACACCACATTTCGCGACACGTTTTCGCATAAGAACTTTTCGATTCATTTCATTGGATTGTGGGATACGGTGTCGTCCGTTGGTTGGATCACGACGCCACTAAGGCTGCTGGACGTGGCAGAGAATCCAATTATTCAACGCGGACGACATGCCGTGAGCATCGACGAACGTCGGTGCTTCTTCCGGGACAACCTCTATGGCAAACCTGTGGCGGTCGACATTCCTGTCGGTTTGCGCGGCACGCCTGAGGGGGATGCGATTCCGAAGATACAGGACGTGTTGCAGGTGTGGTTCTCCGGAGTGCACTCGGATGTCGGCGGGAGTTATCCGCAGCTTCAGAGCGGGCTGTCGAACATCACGCTGGAGTGGATGATTAAGGAGACCGAAGATGCAGGCGCTCATTTTGATAAAGAGCGGGAGCGCATGGTGCTGGGCACGCCGGGACCTGGCGAACCTACACCGGCTACGGCGGCGCTGGCATCAATGTATGAGAAGCCGAAGTCCCATATGCTGCACCGCTCGCTGCATACGATCTGGTGGCTGTTGGAGTTGTTCCCGCATCGTTACTACGACAAAGACGATGCGAGCGTGAAGAAACGGATTTCGCTGGGGGCATACCGCAAGATTCCGACTGGGTCACTGGTTCATACGAGTGTAAGGGAGCGATTGGCGGCGCAAGCCTGCTATCGACCGAGGAACATTGCGAGCGAGGACTTGATGGATCCGCCTTCGAGTCATGACGCATACCTGCGTTTCGAACCTAAGAAGTGCCGCGAGTACTCGATGCGCAAGAACCCATTCGTCGTCTTTGTTGTCGCGGCGCTTGAGTTTGGATTCGCCCTCTATGCTTTGTCATGGCTGATAGCGTTGGCTCATTGGCATGTGCCTGTGCGAGAGATTCTGACGTCTGTGTGGAAGTCGCGGTCTGCCATGAAAGGGTTTGTGGTGAGCCACTGGCTCTCGAAGATGGGGCAGGCTGCGGTTTTTGTGTGGATAATGTTTATATCGGCGGCTGTCGTGCTCATCGGGGAGATTGATTACGTTTGTGCGGACCCGGGCGTAGCTATGCCACAAGCGTCGCGCTTACGACATCCGTCCGCGCTCAGCTCCATCCTAGTTCTAATATTTCTGTATTTCTCTCCGGATACGCGCTGCCTCGCTGTCCAAACCTGCCTCTTATCGGGCGATATTGCATCCCACAATCGTCCCGAAAAACTTACATCTGTCATGACAGGACCTCACGAATATGGAGTCACCGCAGAGCAGTTCTTCATTCCCGGCAAGCAGCGTAGATCCGAAGTCCCCGCGTTCTCGCTTTCTCACGCGAAAGGTTCTAATCGCGCTATGCCTGTTGCTACTCCTCCTGACGACACCGATCGCGCTGATTCAGCGCTACGGCCCCGTACCGCTTAAAGCGCTTCATCTCACCCGGTTGAATGTCACACAGGATCACTGGTGGCTCAGACCTCTGTTCCTGCCCCCGGACTCTGAACTTCCGTATATTGCTTCGCCGATTCTGGCCGTTGCTCACAATGAAACCTCCCTTTGGATTGGCGGTCAGTCTGGCTTTCTGGCGACCATGGATGATCACATAGACGGACATCCCGGTCCATGGAAATGCCTGAATCCTGCATCCCGCGATGACCGGTCATGGAGTGCTGGCGGTTGTACGGTTGAGCAGTTACAGACCTCACAGTCGATTGCCACAGCCCTGAGGTCATTCTCCCCTGTGCCGAGTGTCTACGCAGCAACAGAACAATCGGCTAATGCCAACCCGGCAGGAGTTGCGAACCGGCAGAGTAATGCGCCTCCTCAACCGAATACGGCGTCGCCTGTAAAGCCAGGAGCCAGAATTCCGCCAGCACCTTCAATCTCCGATAAAACACGAAGTGTCCTACCCCAACCCCAAACTCCTAGCAACGCGAATCTTCTCGCGCCCCCAAGTGGGAACTCTTCCGGTCTGATACAGCCTGTACCGATCACAACGAATGCTGAGTTACTTTCCGCACTCAATATCAAGCCTCAAGAGGTTCGGACAGCAGTAGACGAGAGCAAGCAGCATCCGAATGTCCTTGCCTTAGAGTGGTTCAGCGACACTGAAGCGGCAATGCTGACTGATTCGGCGATTCTCTATCGCACCTTCGATCATGGGCTGACATGGAACCCTTATCCAATTTCCCTGATTGCGAAACCGGATCAGCTGAAACTTGTCCTCAACTCGCCTGTTAATTTAGACAATTCAGCTCTTCAGTTTGTTCTGGCGGGACAAACATTCCGCTACGACCTCGACAAGAGGGCGGTTGCTTCGTCTGGAAATACGACTTCTTGCGAAGAAACCATCAACAAAATTACGTCGGCCTACGACAAGATAGGTTTTCTCAAGCCTAGTCCGCAATGTGTCATTCGGCCGAACCCTCTGCGTGCCTGGTCGACCCTAAATCCGAAGGGGAAGAGTTCATTGTGGCTACTGACGGCGGATAACCGGAGCGGCCAGCGGTTGGTCCGTTCCGAGCCATCTGGGCTCGGGGGCCTCTCCCTTCGACTTCCTCCCCCTTGGTATCTTTTCGTTGCTCTGCCGCTAGCCGGATTACTCCTCTATCTCGCTGCGATGAGATCCCCGGCGCAGCCTCCAACAGATGCGACGATCGCCAACCTGGCGGTCTCCGATCGTCCCCTGGAGTGGAATGATGCCGATGTGATGGACTTTCACTCGATCGCCCGTGGCCTCTCCCTGTTTCTTCGCAACAAGAACACCGGAGTACCCCTAGTTCTCGCCATCAACGGACCGTGGGGCAGCGGAAAGAGCTCATTGATGAACCTGCTTGCCGCGAGGATGAAAGACGTCTCGAACACGATCACGTTTAATGCATGGCATCATCAGTCCGAGGATCAACTGCTTGCGGCACTTCTCCAAGCCGTGCGGACCCAGGGCCTGCAGAGTGTCTGGTCGCCTCGAGGTGTGTGGAGGCGGCTACGACTAATCCTTATCAAGAACAGCGAAGCGTTGCCGGCCGCCACGTTTGCGATCTTCGCATTGCTCGGCAGCGGATCAATCGTTGTCATCACCACCTGGTACTTCTTGAATCACGTCCTATCGAATCCTGCGACGTCACTTGAACTTCGTCTCCTAAGCGAGGGCAAGTACGTTTTCGCCGCGCTTGTCGCCTTTCTGGGAATTCTGAAGACCGTCAAGATTGCCGTCGGCTCGGTGATCGCGAATCCGTCATCGTTGTTGGTGTCTGGATCGGGGTCAGGATCTCTCAAGGACCTCGATGCCCAGACAACCTTCCGGCAACGCTTCGCGGGCGACTTTCGCAATCTGACTAAGTTGCTCAAGAGGCGCCGCATCGTCATCATCATCGACGACCTTGATCGCTGCCGCCCAGAGAAAATTCGAGAGGTGATGGAGGCTGTAAATTTCCTGGTGTCGTCCGGAGAA encodes:
- a CDS encoding T6SS phospholipase effector Tle1-like catalytic domain-containing protein, giving the protein MTSDTRRFLCLKLIPNRCRENHPSRRQPTSRRAVWKRYRSPTRCSQRNANRRASSYVCDGTGNEFAAKDSLDGNSNVVKLYTALRLDNQQVAYYHPGVGTLGDPSKKGLARKWSVVTGLAFGSGFEDNVLDAYRYLMQHYADGDRVYIFGFSRGAYTARALAGLLHGYGLLCRGNEGHIPYAWRMYTQKIETQKELNAHTISTDTTFRDTFSHKNFSIHFIGLWDTVSSVGWITTPLRLLDVAENPIIQRGRHAVSIDERRCFFRDNLYGKPVAVDIPVGLRGTPEGDAIPKIQDVLQVWFSGVHSDVGGSYPQLQSGLSNITLEWMIKETEDAGAHFDKERERMVLGTPGPGEPTPATAALASMYEKPKSHMLHRSLHTIWWLLELFPHRYYDKDDASVKKRISLGAYRKIPTGSLVHTSVRERLAAQACYRPRNIASEDLMDPPSSHDAYLRFEPKKCREYSMRKNPFVVFVVAALEFGFALYALSWLIALAHWHVPVREILTSVWKSRSAMKGFVVSHWLSKMGQAAVFVWIMFISAAVVLIGEIDYVCADPGVAMPQASRLRHPSALSSILVLIFLYFSPDTRCLAVQTCLLSGDIASHNRPEKLTSVMTGPHEYGVTAEQFFIPGKQRRSEVPAFSLSHAKGSNRAMPVATPPDDTDRADSALRPRTA
- a CDS encoding P-loop NTPase fold protein gives rise to the protein MLLLLTTPIALIQRYGPVPLKALHLTRLNVTQDHWWLRPLFLPPDSELPYIASPILAVAHNETSLWIGGQSGFLATMDDHIDGHPGPWKCLNPASRDDRSWSAGGCTVEQLQTSQSIATALRSFSPVPSVYAATEQSANANPAGVANRQSNAPPQPNTASPVKPGARIPPAPSISDKTRSVLPQPQTPSNANLLAPPSGNSSGLIQPVPITTNAELLSALNIKPQEVRTAVDESKQHPNVLALEWFSDTEAAMLTDSAILYRTFDHGLTWNPYPISLIAKPDQLKLVLNSPVNLDNSALQFVLAGQTFRYDLDKRAVASSGNTTSCEETINKITSAYDKIGFLKPSPQCVIRPNPLRAWSTLNPKGKSSLWLLTADNRSGQRLVRSEPSGLGGLSLRLPPPWYLFVALPLAGLLLYLAAMRSPAQPPTDATIANLAVSDRPLEWNDADVMDFHSIARGLSLFLRNKNTGVPLVLAINGPWGSGKSSLMNLLAARMKDVSNTITFNAWHHQSEDQLLAALLQAVRTQGLQSVWSPRGVWRRLRLILIKNSEALPAATFAIFALLGSGSIVVITTWYFLNHVLSNPATSLELRLLSEGKYVFAALVAFLGILKTVKIAVGSVIANPSSLLVSGSGSGSLKDLDAQTTFRQRFAGDFRNLTKLLKRRRIVIIIDDLDRCRPEKIREVMEAVNFLVSSGECFVVLGLARRNIEYYLGESFRSLVQRMPDDLLGKPDGEEKGVAQNDKSLRFAHSYLDKLIQIDVPVPLITGEQAREMVASAESVATLTEEELRIRYQVQLHSGRVAGTRDFLLWARKWSVPILASILLTLTLSRSIIRWDTALLNRLNSIPATKSSAAPEAGVASGPSQSTQTQSPNPGSPIPVGSETSQAPLNPATPAPNSQPNAAGAQNQVSGTATYRTVPSITTAHSLPWWLTYPFIGLLLLIFLAILLRLAFEDKETLEIDDKENFKRALYEWAPFIYLNFQSPRALKRYLNKVRFIASRQRGLNEADGIPRIKSFSEFLVKRWERIWDKATYEVVLAKASEKTADMQSIEIPDRVLVILVALECNSRTWNLLNQNSGSTNMPEAFLTGMEEETRAWWQAAPQESLLSAIRTIWPELVGHLNDYRELTGKEARTPLNSDWGT